TGAATtatcatatcttggtgaatttttaagctatcagagtcattctttcaacgatgtttctattttttaagtaactttcaattaccgataagaaaaaaaaatagtcatcatgcctattgtatgACTATTTCGTCCGTGTACATAATAGTACAGTAGATTGCACTATTAGAGAGATAACACTATTTAATACGTTATTATTAGTAAAGTTAATACATACCCTCTGTATATTAAGTTGCAGGCTGCACACTTGCGACGCCCTACAAAAGTCAGATCCCTTCCCCGGCTCCAACTTAGTTCTTATCACGAAGAGCGTCGTGTAGTCTTGTATGTCGAAGGGACAGGTGAATGTTCTAGTTATATCTTCTGTGACGGGACGGTATAGGACTGTGAATGTTGCTTTAAGTGGCTTCGCCTTAACTAGCGGGTCCTTGAGTAGCTCCCACATGAAGGAAGCGGTCGTGCCATCTGATGACACCATCTGTGAAATAATATGACATTAAAAAAAGATACAAAacactattaataataataggtgtCAGAAGAAATGGAAAATATTGAACCGGTCAAGTAACTGgcatgaaatgaaataaataccGAAATTTTTTAACACTAAGAGGGCTGATGACGATGGACTGTCGTTTAGAACACTCGATCacgtcagctttcaaacaaaaaaaaatttatcaaaatcggtctactCGTTTGAATGCTACCATGCCACGAATACACACAGATAGAAACAtgcacacacagacagacacgacAAACTTGTGAAGCCTCTATTTTTTCCTCAGGggttaaaaattgtaaatagtCTATGAAAGTTGTAACTTTTCAAGTAGTTACAATTTTTAGCTTGTTTACACAGGCAATTTATAGGTCTATAAATATAATGATAAGAAATTGTTCTAATACTTATTACAAACACCACGGCTGACTCACCAAATCCCTCGTACATTTCGGATTCAGATCGGACATAGCACTTCCATCGCACTCCAACTTGGGTTCACTCAGTATAAACTCCGTGAAGTGAGCAACAGTCGACTTGACGGTTACTTGCACGAACTTCCGAGTGTTGGACGTCAGTAGCTGCCAAGTCGCGACCATTGGCGGGGAGAAGTGTAACGGAACTTCCGTTACTGACTCCCACCAGGGACAAGTCAGCCACACCTGGAAATTTAatgaatagataatattattagtcataactcataatattataattgaaactTACAACTGAaagcattattttttaataacttcaataaaaagtttaatttagcACTTTAACATTACCTTCTGCTATCATATtttggttgtctggaagaaaccgctgaaagccGCCTATTTGCTATATTCCTTGTCttatgttgtttttgttttgtttatatgcaaataaagaaattataaatgaataaataagtaaataccGTATGCTCAATACTCTTCTCTCTCCTCGGTTGCAGGTTCGCGTACAACATTAACGGAACCCGCGTGGTGTGGAAGGGTTCCGCCGCGGGAACCGGCACCGTCAGCTCCCGGGAACCGAGAACATCGCTCGGGAACCGCGCGTTCAGACCCGTTGATGTCTTGAGAAGGATTGACGACTcctgaaaattgttttttttttacattgatcATTGACATCCACTGACGAGATATGGATCTTTAATTGTATGAttagtaacttaaaaaaatattttctattagGTATTGTGTGGGGTCTCTATACAGGTGCGTGAATGCTGACGCGTGCAAGTCCCGAGCAGTCAAGAATGGAGCAAGTCAAGAACGGAGCATAAGAAATAATTGATATTAATAAATAGTTGGTTTGCTGCATTTCTGCTGCTGCAAGTCTTTCACTCGTGCTTTTCGATAGTCTATACCTCATAGACCAGACATaacatattgtaatattatgtattttgagcaACCAAAAAATTTTGGCATCTCGTTTCCACGTGAGTAGGATAGCAATATGTGCGGGTGAAAAAAAGGCAAACAACTCCTATTAGTAAGTTATGGATGCCTATCTAATTAGTAGCTTAATATCTCACTATCGGGACTTTTTCAACGAGAACAATATGGGAAATAATAAATTACCTCAATTTTCGAGCTGCCGCTAGTTACAACTAGCTCCATTTCCTGTTCCAAGCCCGCAATCAAATCCTTCTTCGGCTCAACCTTATTCAGATAAACCGACACAACCTTTGTCTCCACATCATAACCCAGCTTACTCCCAATCAACACGTTCGATAGGAATTCCAACTTATCAATCAATAAAGACACTTGTCCCAATCTAAACGCACCACACTTGTTCGCAACATGTTCGAGTATTATTTCATTTTGTCCGGGTTTTATAACCACATCGTTATGCGTAAATGACGATTCAAAGTTGTTTCTGACTGTGGCAGAGGGTTTTCTGTATTTACTGCTGTCCGATCTTTTCAGAGGCGCTTTAACGTTTTGGTACTCTACCGTCGCCTTTTGCAATGTCTTGTCCTCTTTGTAGTGAAGTTTTGAGGTTATGTGCATCGGGTGCAGGAGGGGATCTTTAGGTTTTAAATCGTCTAATCTtattctgaaaataaaataaaaacaatattaagttACTGTTACTATTCATctaacaaaaagaaaaagagaaatacaaagaaaagtgacaaaaatataatttagtgaCATTGTCTACACATACAGAGCTATAGTAACATTGTAGAGACATACATACACGGAGGGTAGGAGGATATGGATATGAAAAAATTGTCTACGACACTTTATAAGATGGTAGCATTAtatttaactagctatttgaccgagctttgctcggtattcgataaaacactaataaaatgacattttataaaaatgattcctagctagatcgacttATCGGATTTCAGGAAAatagttggagccgattctgagattccaattatatatataaatacaagAATTTAGATATAAGATTTCTGCCACCAGCAAAAAGATTCTAGTAGTATTGTATGCGCCAATAAAAAGCTTtgattaattaagtataataataatgtattacaaaatatactcaCTCTGTAAAAACGACATTAGTTTCACTATCATCTGTACACTCTTTGGATTTCTTGGGCGACGCGACACTTACACTAGCAGATAAATCAGTCTTATAATTCTTAGCCGGCGTCTTCTTCTCATATCTCTCTATACTTATAGCGGCTCTATTACATAGGATATCCTTTGGAAAATTACTATCGAACACCAGGCGAACTTGAATCTTATTATCAGTGATGTAAACACCACGTTCGGACGGCACCAAAGTTGCTGAGACGATTTTGAAGCAATCGTTGAGTTCGGTCAGCACAGACTCCTGTCTTTCAGCGAGATTCTCTCTCATAGACTTCCACATCTCCTCGTAGTAAAAATTTCGGACTAGAATTTCTAATTCGACCGTACTAGCTATTCTAGCAGAGAGCTTTGTATATCTGAAAGAAAATGGTTATATATTGTAGAACTCTTTTGAACAGGTGGATAATTATGATTGTTATACATGAGTTCTATGGGAATTCTAAATATGCGTTTATAGGATTTTGGCTACCTTTATTTCTATCGCGTATAACTGTTAAGAAGATAACGGACGGACCTCCGTTGTTTGGTTGGGGTATGTCAAATCATGTGTCGTTATttgtcatgttttttttttttaaggaaataagggggcaaacgagcaaacgatggaatgcaacttccgtcgcccatggacactcgcagaaacTTTGACCTGtgaatttggtcgggttatatcaatataacccgaccaaattcaCAGGTCGGCCTTCTTTGATCAATTTTCTGATGATACAtacttatttcaatatttacCTATCTACATCGTTCATCTTCTTAGCCGCAGCCACCAACTCGAGTCTTGTCTGAGCAGCCAAGTCCGGCCATTTCTGCTCCTCGTATGACCTCAGTGCGTCAGTAAGGAACACTACAGCCTTGCTGCACTCCCCCAGCTCCGAGTAGAATGAAGCCAGGTCTCGGCCTATGTGGCGGGCGAACctgggattttttttaaataatagatagaacattaaattgaaaaaaattatagcaaCCTCCAATCGAAAACTTCTTGCATACaatctttaattaaataaattcaaatttttcGGTTTTGAGCGTTATGTTATGACGAACTATTGCTAAAAAATTTTTCGatcatcaataaaaaaaatcttgatcaaaatcggtccaccatGTTGccatagacagacacacacaaacAAAGACAGACCGACACGCAAAACTAATAACaccccacagacatagatcaagatagataccgcatgtcccttgatttgtatgaaaacgagcgtgccacttttttcctacctagtgtgacgtaccgatgataagaaacgtgtccattatctaggctaaCGTTTCatttcgaatttctacagctcaatacggcataattaggcatttaggcattcaggcatttttaaaattccgattgacgtccgattccgaaagcagactaaagaacagactttcgaaagacgagcatagctcgtcgtttgggaacgcgacatggcacgcgaagtatatacacatgcggtatctatcttgatctatgtctgtgtaaCACCCCTTTCGCTATATCTTTATCTATTATGTCACGTTTCAATTTGCCAGACAATGACAAAGTAGTTTTTTGccctatatcataatattaatacgcgaacgaaaaactttgtgaccctttttatgaaaaatggggaaacgtagttgCATGAAATTtagcacagttatagtttatatgatgaaggagtgcatcgaactaatattattttgaaattatgcttttatcatacattttttttaacaaataaaacattacacacactacaacacacacacatgagaaatgacagatttttgagtgacaagcctatacatacgagttatactcttttatttatggttgaagtctgttgacaacaagttgacaaattaaatggattatagttttttttattgaatctaagatactatttagacaatgcttacacggccagtctgagatcagctgagtcccagagacgagagttgaaaaaaatttataaagtcaatattttttacaaaatataggtagtagtcctaatgtcgttgaaactaaggtcgaatttcgactattgggcgatctctagtatatattataattttacccCTGTAATGAATAAGTAAAAAGTACGGATATTTTTACTAGAAAGGCTATTTATACTATTCTCATTCGGAAATAACCCATTAAAACTAAACACCTGCTATCCATAACAAAGTATCAACTGACCTGAGCCACCCAATATGCTTGTACGTGCCCATGGCCAGCTCGGCCAGCTCGAGATAATACTGCTGGAAGCTGGTCTTGCTACACAGTGCCTCCTTCAGCCTGTCGGTCGGGGACTGCTGGTTGTTGGGCTCGCTGTCCCCCATCCCTGCTGACAGCATCACAACCAGATGGAGCTGCTCCGACGTGGGGTCCGGAGTACCGGGTAGCAGGCCGCAGAGCTTGCCTAGCTCGTGaagctgaaaaaaaaatagatacacTTATATGACTTATATCTCAAGTCTGTTTATACATACTTGTATGGCAAGTCTGTTAACAGTTAAATCCTAGCTTTTGCATGTAAATACTTGCATTTGTTGTGTAAAATAATAGTCAAAAACTACTATTGcaacactttttatttattaaaatagtaccattatagaacaaCCTAAAATCTTTGATATAGTCGGCTTAGTCGCGAGAGTAGCtcttaattttttcttatttaaatCAATGTTAACAATATTTGCATTTGGCtttaaccttaaattaattaaggATACATTGTCAATTAAATAACTACTAATTTAATACAttcctaaaaatattttcttgtaaGTAATGTAGTGTCATTAGTTGCTTATCCATCCGGAAACAGTATGTCTTCCTTCACAATTCATTTGTCAAAATCACACGCAAGGCACGCATGTATTGTATATTCTGCCATGTATTCAGCTACCAGACGTAAACACTGATAATTAACTATTTACCCCAATGTATAACTGTGCGAGCACACTGACCTTCGAGATATTCTATAGCTTAAAGTCAGATTATAGAGGCTATTATTGTAACTGCGCGAGCTTGCAGCATATGTCAAAacgtttttagaaattagtcTTGTGAGGAATTGGTCTAAAATGTTGCTAGCAATTAGGCTAAAATCGAGTCTAAAAATGTCTTGTCAGCGTCTCCTCGCATGCCAAATGTTAGGGCTATCATACTAGCCGATGGCGAGCGGCTTAGGGGCGGGACAGACACGCAGCAAATACGTCATCGACGCACAACGAATTAGCAACCTTCTGCTCTTTGTAAACTGCGATGCCTGCGACGTATTCGCTGCGTGCCTGCTCCGCCCTAAAATCGCTCGCCAATAATAGCGTTACAaagagacagacatactttgTCCTTGACGTTGTGTTAGAGAGAGACAGACAAACCTTGTCCTGAGCGTCGCAGCGAGTCGCCCGCACACCCACAGCGTCTCCACGCACGCCAGGTGCGTCAAGCACGCGCCGAGCAGTGTTAGAGAGAGACAGACGAGCGGTGTCAGAGAGAAAGACGGACGCACTTTGTCCTGGCGTTGTGCAGGAGCGGCGCGTTCATGGTCGTGCACGCGTCGAGCGCGGTGTTGGTCGCGGCGAGTTGCTCGCACGTCCGCAGCGTCTTCACGCACGCCAGAAGCGCCCAGCACGTGCCGAGCAGTGTTAAAGAGAGACAGATGAGTAACGTCAGAgatacacatacacaccttatCCTTGGCGTTGTGCAGGAGCGGCGCGTTCATGGCCGTGCACGCGTCGAGCGCGGTGTTGGTCGCGGCGAGTCGCTCGCACGCCCGCAGCGTCTCCACGCACGCAAGGTGCGCCCAGCACGCCGCTGCGCCGTCGGCCGCGCTCGCGCCGAGTAGCGTGAGCTCTACTGAAGTGTTGTGCACCGTAGATAGACAACGGGATGCAATCTAAAAATGCAAGGGTATTGTTTAGGTTTCAGTTTGCACACTTATTTCTAGACCTAAATAACTTACAAAGCGCAAAAAACTAGTTTagtctcaaatttttttttaagatgaaagtcataaattaattaatgttctGTTAAGGAAAAACCGTGTAGAGATTTTACTAAACATGACTTTTTTATTAAGCTTAGCAAGTATTACAAAAACTTTAAGTAAATTATAGCTCAAAGGTTGATGATGATGTTTGCCAATGAACACTTTTCACCTAGGAATTATAAACAGTTGTATTTTTACAACTGACATCATATCCTCGCAACGGCATTAGTAATTAAATCACTAGCAATTTGTGTTACAGTTGGTTGGCCAAGAAGAAATAATAACCAGTCAATTATTGGTGTATTAGCTTTAACCGATATATCTATAAATCTAAGCATCAGCTAACATTGACTCGTGGCATGacaaatgttttataaaagCGATTCAAATCTGAACTATAGCAGAAGGAGATATCATTTTAATAGCTAAACAGAAATATtcttattataactagctaacccggcaaatgttgttttgccatataaattatttctagtctcaatataaaaagtagataaaaaaaaacctattctcacgcctaacgaatgtaccatcaaggaactTGATTCCTAgtcagttgacagaccaaagtcatttggtcggatcatgtcaattcattgttaAATGTGAACaatcagctgggtttgacgtacgtaaactacgtaggtcccctacgaataataaaaactagttccCACATCTGCtgaggaatcaacttctctgatagtacat
Above is a genomic segment from Aricia agestis chromosome 18, ilAriAges1.1, whole genome shotgun sequence containing:
- the LOC121735955 gene encoding trafficking protein particle complex subunit 10, with product MKGVDSLPSDREGMTNKPVVTCAGDWNLFCTLEAPLVAAIPQDSCEWRRSFGRINKFVYLEASFIKYNNNEKPQSELNLLKRPIFHIYWTDCVDIEFYKTTLREDIEGWLKQLEKNNITDWMLVLVETYDIRKTNKLLPRTTVLDKIKSDFAVKQTEDRFISVINPIKSEARSADSWRTLVARVRHFILVAYNKAINKFEEHMREQREKRNDSEWDFCKYFTLQEQLAFVLEMLGLYEEALVQYDELDALFSQFVLNSHVTESPKWLETFKQPVTSWQAVRLTALIPQKLRDLIIKKKASLLDFRSYLFQRQSAMLLRTFKPSEIASRCLSTVHNTSVELTLLGASAADGAAACWAHLACVETLRACERLAATNTALDACTAMNAPLLHNAKDKLHELGKLCGLLPGTPDPTSEQLHLVVMLSAGMGDSEPNNQQSPTDRLKEALCSKTSFQQYYLELAELAMGTYKHIGWLRFARHIGRDLASFYSELGECSKAVVFLTDALRSYEEQKWPDLAAQTRLELVAAAKKMNDVDRYTKLSARIASTVELEILVRNFYYEEMWKSMRENLAERQESVLTELNDCFKIVSATLVPSERGVYITDNKIQVRLVFDSNFPKDILCNRAAISIERYEKKTPAKNYKTDLSASVSVASPKKSKECTDDSETNVVFTEIRLDDLKPKDPLLHPMHITSKLHYKEDKTLQKATVEYQNVKAPLKRSDSSKYRKPSATVRNNFESSFTHNDVVIKPGQNEIILEHVANKCGAFRLGQVSLLIDKLEFLSNVLIGSKLGYDVETKVVSVYLNKVEPKKDLIAGLEQEMELVVTSGSSKIEESSILLKTSTGLNARFPSDVLGSRELTVPVPAAEPFHTTRVPLMLYANLQPRREKSIEHTVWLTCPWWESVTEVPLHFSPPMVATWQLLTSNTRKFVQVTVKSTVAHFTEFILSEPKLECDGSAMSDLNPKCTRDLMVSSDGTTASFMWELLKDPLVKAKPLKATFTVLYRPVTEDITRTFTCPFDIQDYTTLFVIRTKLEPGKGSDFCRASQVCSLQLNIQRVNETEYTSLMYEVLADQTMWAVLGRTAGVLTMENSGSPQSVSLDVMPLGAGFLPLPAVRLSKYIAANTKDPKKDISPHPRLEPFSPGQVYHASKAKQVHVLPPAQKDHADIVV